Genomic segment of Streptomyces longhuiensis:
GCGATCAGTACGTCGGGGTTTTCGGCCCGTAGGTCGTCGGTGAGCGCGGCGGTCTGCGCGCGGTCCCGGATGTTGGGGCCGAACAGGAGGAGCGAGCGCAGCCCGTCGCCGAGCCGACGGCGGATCCAGTCGGGGGCGGTGGTGCCGTGGAAGCCGGGCTGCAGCACCTGGTCGGCGAGGGTCAGCAGCGTGCTGGAGGGCTGGCCGGTGCGGACGGACGGCATGACGGATCCTCTCGGGTCTGGTCGTGGGGCTCAGATGTCTTTGGAGTACGTCCAGAAGACCCGGCCGAGCCGCGCTTCCACACCGCGCGCGTAGAAGTGGATGGGTGCGGTCCAGCCGATCTCGGCCTCGTCGAGCCCGGCCGCGAGCTGGTCGGCGAGGCAGCGCCGCAGCAGTACGGTGCCGACCCCCATGCCGCGCAGGGCGGAGTCGGTGCCCATCGGGCCGAACCAGGAGCGGCGGTTGACGCCGTGACAGGCGAACCCCACGTATTCGACTCCGTCGGCACCCTCCCGGACGGCGACATGGCCGCGCGGCGGATCATAGGTGAGGGCGCGTGCGGCCTCGCCGTCCCAGGATCCGCCCCACCGGGTCATCCACGCGAGGAACGGCTTCTCGTCCTGCGCGGTGAGGCGGCGGACCTGCACTCCGGCGGCGGCCAGACGCGCTTCGTCGGCGGCCGTGTCCAGCGGCGCGGTGCGCAGGTCGACGCTCATGTTGAGGCCTTCGCGGCCACGGGTGTAGCCGCTGGACTCGGCGAGGCAGACGGCGCGCGTGTAGCGGATGTCGATGCCGGGCCAGGCGTAGTACGGCGGTCTGCCTCGCATCATCAACCGGGTGGCACCGGCGGCGGTGACGAGTTCCTCGGCGCGGGCGAGCAGGGTCCGTCCGATGCCCCGGCTCTGCGCCTGGGGGTGTACGGCGATCAGGTCGATGTGTCCGGTGGCGGGGGCGTCTGCGGTTGCCGGTCCCAGCGCGCCGACGACGAGGCCGACGGGTTGCCCGTCGGCCTCGGCCAGGAGCCGGAGCTGAGGCCGGGACGCGGCCTGCGTCCACAGAAGGTCGAGCACGTCAGCGGCGTCCTGATCGTGCACGAGCGCTGCCTGGACGAGTGTACGCAGCGCCGGGAGGTCGCTCTCGCTTGCGGTCCTGATGGAGTGAGGGTTCGTCATCGCTGCTCACCTCGGGGGTCGGTGGAGACACCGCACGTAAATCAATAACGTTTGAGTTCGTTGTTGCGGCGAAAAATTACCAGCGGGATGATCGGCCTGTCAGCCCCCCGTACCCAACCGGAAGGCAGGACCAAGATGCCCGCTGCTGAACGCGTCGCAGACAGCACCGCTCCGTCGGACCTCGTACGGCGTGCCGTGGAGGACGGTACGGTGCCCGGCGCCGTCCTGATCACGGGGCGAGGGGCCGGGGGTGAGGTGCACACCTCTGCCTACGGCGTCACGGCCTCAGGACCCTCGGGCCGTCCGGTCACCGCCGGTACCTTCTTCGACCTGGCCTCGCTGACCAAGGTGGTGGCCACCCTGCCGGCCGTGTTGCGGCTCGCCGATCGCGGGGACCTGGACCTCGACGACCCGGTCAGCCGTCACCTTCCGCACTTCGACGGGGCGGGCAAGGAACAGGTGACGATTCGTCATCTGCTGTCGCACACCTCGGGGTTGCCCCCACACCGGGACTACTGGCGGCTTCCCGGCGATCCTGCCGACCGGTTGAGCGCCGTGCTGCGCGAGCCACTCGAGCACGCGCCGGGCAAGGTCGTGCAGTATTCCGACGTGGGGTTCATCCTGCTCGGTGAGATCGTCGCCCGAGTCGCCGACGATCCGCTCGACAGCGCCGTACGGGACCTGGTGCTCGACCCGCTCGGCCTGGGCACCGTCGGCTACCTGCCACCCGCCGAGTGGCGTGCGCACACCGCTGCGACCGAGGCCCCGCCCGGCGGTGAGCCCAAGAGGGGCATCGTCCACGACGAGAACGCCGAGAGTCTGGGAGGTGTCGCCGGACACGCGGGCCTGTTCGGCACCGCGCCCGACCTCGCGCACTACCTGAGAGCCTGCTGGCTCTCCGAGGAATCGGTGCTCTCGCGCCGGATGCGCACCGAGGCACTGAACCTCCAGACCCCCGGTCTGAACGGCGCCCGGGGCCTGGGCTGGACGCTGCCCGGTGATCACTGGGACCACATGTCCCCGCACTGGCCCACGTCCGGTGCCGGGCACACCGGGTTCACCGGGACCAGCCTGGCACTCGACCCGGTCAGCGGCATCTGGGTGGTGCTGCTGACCAACGCCGTGCACTTCGGACGCGGCGCGCGGGCGAAGACGCTGCGCAGCGCCGTCCACGAGGCCGTCGCCCGGACCGAGTCGGCCCTTTCCCACGGCAGTTGACTGCCGTGACGCCCCCGTCGCACCAGCCGTGCACGCAGCGGACGAACCCGACTCCGACAGACGAATCCCTCGGCCCGCTCCCCGTCCCTCACCGAAACCGTAGGATTCCCACATGGCTGCTTCACGTCCCCGGAACCACGTACGAGGCGACAACCTTCGTCGTGCCCCCAGCGCGGAACGCACCGCACCCACACAGTCCGTGCTGGTGCAGATCCGTGCGCTCCTGCCCTCGTTGCCGCCGTCGGAGCAGCGCGTCGCCGAGGCGGCGATCGCCGATCCGGTGGGAGTGGCCGGGCGGACCATCAGCGAACTCGCCGCGGAATGCCGGACATCCGAGACGACGGTCATCCGGTTCTGCCGGGCCGTGGGCCTCAAGGGGTACCCGGATCTGCGCATCGCGCTGGCCACGGCCGCGGGGAGCAAGGACGGCGCTCGGGTCTGGTCGAGTGCCGGCAGCGAGATCGAGCCCGACGACTCCTTGGCCAACGTGGTGAGCAAGCTGGGGTTCGCCGACGCCCGGGCGGTGGAGGAGACCATCGCCCAGATCGACCTGGACGTCCTGGAGCGGGCCATCGACGCTGTCGTCAGCGCCAGCGCCCTGGACCTGTACGGGGTCGGTGCCAGCGCGCTCATCGCGCTGGACCTCCAGCAGAAGCTGCACCGCATCGGACACCGAGCGACCGCGTGGCCGGACCGGGATGGTGCCGTCACGTCGGCGGCCCTGCTCGGGCGGGGCGATCTGGCGATCGGCATCTCGCACACCGGCGAGTCCGCCGACACCGTGACGGCCATGCGGGAGGCGTCGGACAACGGCGCCACCACCATCGCGATCACCAACTTCCCGCGCTCCGAGATCGCCCAGGTCGCCGATCACGTCCTCGTCACCGCGGCGCGCGAGACCACCTTCAGGACCGGCGCGATGTCCAGCCGGATCGCCGCGCTGACGCTGGTGGACTGCCTGTTCGTCGGCGTGGCCCAGCACAACAGCAGCCGCACGACGCGCGCGCTGGAACGCACGTACAGCGCGGTGCACCGGCGGCGCTCGAAGGGGTGAACGGGGCATTCCCGCCGGTCCGGCCCGGCGGGAACGTCCGGTGTGACGCGCGGGCCTCAGCCCAGGAGACGCAGCGCCGCACGCACGCGTCCGCCGCTGTCCGCCAACGCCGCTCGTGCCTGCTGCGGTGAGCACGCGGCGAGCAGGCCGACCAGAGCGGTCTTCAGCTCCCCGTCCGAGGCGGCGAGAGCGGCGGCGCACGTCTCCTCATCCAGTCCGGTGGCCTCCACCAGGATGGTGATGAGGCGACCGCGCAACTTGCCGTTGGTGGCGGTCACATCGACCATCAGGTTCGAGTACGTCCGGCCCAGCGCGACCATCACCATCGTGGACAGGCTGTTGAGGACCAGCTTGTGCGCGGTCGCCGCCTTCAGCCGGGTGGAGCCCGCGATGGCCTCGGGTCCGGTGTCCACTCCCAGGTGGACGTCCACCTCATCGGCGAGTTCCGCCGCGGGGTTGGCACTGACCAGGGCGGTGAAGGCACCGGCCGCCCGCGCGACGCGCAGGGCTCCGCCGACGTAGGGGGTGCGGCCGCTCGCTGCCACGCCGATGGCGACGTCCCCGGCGCCCACCTGCGCCGCATCGCTCGCGCCGGCGTCCGGGCTGTCCTCCACGCCCTCGACGGGCTCGACCAACGCGCGGGGCCCTCCCGCGTGATGGGCCACGACGACGTCGGGCGGCATGCCGAACGTGGGGATCAGCTCGGCCGCGTCCATCACAGCGAGCCGGCCCGACGTTCCCGCGCCGAAATAGTGCAAGCGGCCGCCTGCCCGGATCCGCCGTGCCGTCTCGTCGACCAGTCCGGCCAGGTCGGGCAGCACGGCGGCGACGGCCTGGGCCGGGATCCGGTCCTCGGCGTTGAGCAGGCGCAACGCCTCCAGGGTGGGGATGTCGTCGATCTCACGGGTGCGGGGATTCCGGGTCTCTGTAGGAGCGTTGACACGTTCGGCACGCGGCGGGCGCATCGTGGAGTCCTCTCGGTCAGCGAGCGGGGGATCAGCGCGGCGCAACTTTGCCACAAGGGTTGCCAGCTGTACGTAACTTTTTCACGTAAGCGTCTCCCGCATCGCCCATCAGCCTCGGCGGTCACTCCGGACGACCCGTCAGTGCGGCGCAAAGGGCGGGAAGTTACGAACTGAATTCAGCCAACGCAAATTATTGACATGCCCACATGGTCGCTCCTACGGTCTGCTCACCTTCAGGGCCTTCCTTCCGCCTTGTTCTGTCATCCGATCGGAGACCACGCGTATGGTCCGGTTCAAGCACTTCGTCGCAGCCTCCGCCGCACTGGCGACGCTCGGAACGCTCGCCGCCTGCGCACCGGACTCCGGTGCCAAGAACGGCGCCCGGGGCGGCGTCTTCACCACGATCGACGCCAACAACCCCATCACGCCCGGCGCGCCGATGAACCCTTACAACGCCAACGGCAACAGCTTCGTCAGCTTCAACACGATGCGCCTCGGGTGGGACAAGAAGAACCCGCTCAACCCCAACGACAACTTCCCCGGCCTGGCCAAGAGCTGGGAGATGAAGGGCGACTCCCTGATCGTCCACCTCCAGGACGGCGCCAAGTGGTCCGACGGCACCCCGGTGAGCCTCGACGACCTCAGGCTGTCGATGGCCCTCGGCTACACCCAGAGCGCTGCCGCGGTCGGGGCCCGCGGTCTCACCGAGGGTCTCAACGTGGCCTCGGTGGAGTCCGCCGGCGCAGGCGCCTTCGAGTTCAAGCAGGCTCCCGGCACCAAGAACGTGACCTTCACCAAGCAGATCCTGGGCCAGGTCATCGTCAACGCCAAGGTCTACGGCCACCTGGTCCCCGCCGACATGTGGGACATCATCCACGCGAGCCAGCAGGTCGATCCGGCCAAGGCGAAGAGCGTGAAGGACGCGGCCGCCAAACTGACCGGGATAGGCAAGCAGGTCTCGGCCTTCGCCCCCCAGAAGGACATCTCGGCGGGCCCGTTCGTGGTGCGCAAGCTCAACCCCGGCTCGGTCATCCTCGACAAGAACAAGAACTTCTACGCCGCGAAGAAGGTGGGCCCCAGCCAGGTCGTCGTGCGCCACTACTCGGGCAACGAACAGATCTGGGGCTTCATGAAGAACGGCGAGCTGGACGCCGCGCCGTTCACCGCCATCCCCGAGAACGTGCTCAAGCAGATCGAGAGCAAGGGCTACCAGCGCACCGAGAGCGTCAGCTACGTCCAGGCGTCGCTCGCCTTCAACCAGAGCCGCGCCCCCTATGACAAGAAGGAGGTGCGCCAGGGACTGGCGTACCTCCTCGACCGCTCAGCGGCCACCAAGGTGGGCCAGCCGGTAGGCGGAGAGGCCGCCGCGGCGCCGACCGGCATGGTCGGCCAGATGACCCAGGCCTGGCTGACGAAGGACCAGTCCTCCGCCCTGGAGCCCTACGCCCACGACACGGCCAAGGCCGAGGCGCTGTTCAGGAAGGCCGGCCTGACCAAGAAGGGCGGCAAGTGGTACCTGGCCAACGGCAAGCAGTGGAAGATGACGCTGCAGACCGTCAACGGCTTCAGCGACTGGATCTCCGCCTCCACCGTCATCGCCAACCAGCTCTCCTCGGCCGGCATCGACACCAAGCCGCAACTGTCCGCCGACTTCGGCAAGTACCAGGAGGACATGGCCGCGGAGAAGTTCGACGTGGGGTGGTGGCTCACCGCCGTCGGTTCCACCGCGCGCGGCGACTTCCAGCGCCTGTACGGCGAGTCCGACGGGTTCACCGCCAACGGTGACAAGGTCTCCCACACCGACAAGAAGGGCGCGGGCAACTGGATGCACGGCCCGGTGAACGTCACCGTGGGCGGCAAGCGCGTCAACCCCGGTGCCCTGACCGCCCAGTTGGCCGGCCTGGACAACGAGTCGGCCAAGCCGATCATCAACCAGCTCGCCCAGGTCACCGCGCAGGAAGTTCCGGTCATCCCGATCTGGGACTACACCAACGTGAAGTTCTACAACGAGAAGAACTTCACGAACTTCCCCAAGAACGGGCAGGACGACCTGCTGGGCAACTTCCCCGGCATGTGGATGGCGCAGGGCTACATCCAGCCCAAGAAGTAGGCGATCCCAGCCGATCGGACAGGGCGGCAGCCGCACAGCCGCCGCCCTGTCCGCCTGTGTCGTCCACCCACCCCATCACACCCCCGGAAAGGAGGTGATGAACGTGAAGGGACTCGTCCGCGCCGTCCTGACCAAGCTGGCCGGTGGCGCGGTGATGGTCTGGGTCGTGGCCTCGTTCACGTTCTTCCTCGTCCACGCGCTGCCGGGCAGCCCGGGCAAGGTTGCCTACGAGGGCTACCTCAGCCAGGGCATGTCCCCCGACGAGGCCATGGCCAAGGTCGCCGTGATCTACGGCTACACCTCGCAGGACCCGCTGGCCACCCAGTACGTGAACTACGTGTCCGACCTGGTGCACGGCAACCTCGGCCTCTCGATCTCCTACAGCGGCGTCCCGGTCTCCCAAGTGATCGGCAATGCCCTGCCGTGGACGCTGATCCCCATCCTCAGCGGCCTGCTGATCAGCTTCGCCATCGGTACCACCGCGGGCGTGGTGGCGGCGGTCAAACGCTCCTCCCGCTGGGGCGGCGCACTCAGCCTGTCCGCCTCACTGATCGCCGGCATCCCGTCCTTCGTCCTCGCGATCCTGCTCACCACCGTCTTCCACACCCAGCTCGGCTGGTTGCCGTACGGCGAGACCAATGACCCCTGGGTGGAGTCCGGCTGGAGCGCCGCGTACATCGGCTCCGTCGCCTACTACGCGATCCTGCCCGTCGCCACCTACGTACTCATCTCCTACGGCGGCTGGATGCTCTCCATGCGCTCCTCGGTCGCCTCCGTCCTCGGCGACGACTTCATCCTCGCCTCCGAACTGCGCGGCATCGCCCCCCGCACCCGGCTGCGCTACATCGGCCGCAACGCCATCCTGCCGCTGTTCACCACCCTGGCGATCGCCTGCGGCTATCTCTTCGGCGGCGCGATCCTGATCGAGAACGCCTTCAACTACCCAGGTCTGGGCCGACTGCTGCTGCAGAGCATCGGCTCCCGCGACTACCCGCTGATGACCGGCGCGTTCCTCATCATCACCATCGCCGTCGTGCTCGCCAACATCCTCGCGGACCTGCTCTACTCCGTGATCGACCCCCGAGTGAGGCGCTGAGACGATGACAACCGCACCTCTCACCGCCGAACCGCGCCCCGCCGTCGTCTCGCCGCGCCGCCGCTACTGGACCGGCATCCGACGCGTACTCACCCGCAAACCGGGCCGGGTCGCCGGTCTGGTCATCCTGGTGTTCTTCACCCTGATGGGCGTCTTCGGCCCGATGCTCTACTCCGACAACCTCGCCGTCGACCCGAACGCCGTCTACGCTCCGCCGAGCGCCGAGCACTGGCTGGGTACCGACTTCGCCGGGTCCGACGTCTTCCAGGCCCTGGTCGTCGGCTCCCGCTACGTCCTGTTGACCTGCGCGATCGCCGGACTGTTCGCCGTCGGCACCGGCACCGCCGTCGGCCTGCTGGCCGGCTTCCACCGCGGCCTTGCCGACTCGCTGCTGATGCGCGCCACCGACTTCATCCTCACCATCCCGGGCCTGCCGGTGCTGGTCGTGCTCTCCACCGTGTGGGCCTTCGGCAGCCCGCTGGAGATGGGCCTGGTGCTCGGCATCGTCGGCTGGGGCGGCATCGCCCGCGCCGTGCGCTCCCAGACGCTCAGCCTGCGCGAGCGCGGCTTCCTCGAAGCCGCCCGGAGCCTCGGCCTGCCCAACCGTCACATCCTCGTCAAGGAACTCCTGCCCAACCTCGCCCCGTACGTGGCGATGAACCTGCTGCTGGCCGTCGTCAGCTTCGTCGAGGCACAGGTCGGCCTGTTCTTCCTGGGCATCGTGCCGTTCACGTCCACCAACTGGGGCGTGATGATCAACC
This window contains:
- a CDS encoding GNAT family N-acetyltransferase → MTNPHSIRTASESDLPALRTLVQAALVHDQDAADVLDLLWTQAASRPQLRLLAEADGQPVGLVVGALGPATADAPATGHIDLIAVHPQAQSRGIGRTLLARAEELVTAAGATRLMMRGRPPYYAWPGIDIRYTRAVCLAESSGYTRGREGLNMSVDLRTAPLDTAADEARLAAAGVQVRRLTAQDEKPFLAWMTRWGGSWDGEAARALTYDPPRGHVAVREGADGVEYVGFACHGVNRRSWFGPMGTDSALRGMGVGTVLLRRCLADQLAAGLDEAEIGWTAPIHFYARGVEARLGRVFWTYSKDI
- a CDS encoding serine hydrolase domain-containing protein, encoding MPAAERVADSTAPSDLVRRAVEDGTVPGAVLITGRGAGGEVHTSAYGVTASGPSGRPVTAGTFFDLASLTKVVATLPAVLRLADRGDLDLDDPVSRHLPHFDGAGKEQVTIRHLLSHTSGLPPHRDYWRLPGDPADRLSAVLREPLEHAPGKVVQYSDVGFILLGEIVARVADDPLDSAVRDLVLDPLGLGTVGYLPPAEWRAHTAATEAPPGGEPKRGIVHDENAESLGGVAGHAGLFGTAPDLAHYLRACWLSEESVLSRRMRTEALNLQTPGLNGARGLGWTLPGDHWDHMSPHWPTSGAGHTGFTGTSLALDPVSGIWVVLLTNAVHFGRGARAKTLRSAVHEAVARTESALSHGS
- a CDS encoding MurR/RpiR family transcriptional regulator → MAASRPRNHVRGDNLRRAPSAERTAPTQSVLVQIRALLPSLPPSEQRVAEAAIADPVGVAGRTISELAAECRTSETTVIRFCRAVGLKGYPDLRIALATAAGSKDGARVWSSAGSEIEPDDSLANVVSKLGFADARAVEETIAQIDLDVLERAIDAVVSASALDLYGVGASALIALDLQQKLHRIGHRATAWPDRDGAVTSAALLGRGDLAIGISHTGESADTVTAMREASDNGATTIAITNFPRSEIAQVADHVLVTAARETTFRTGAMSSRIAALTLVDCLFVGVAQHNSSRTTRALERTYSAVHRRRSKG
- the murQ gene encoding N-acetylmuramic acid 6-phosphate etherase: MRPPRAERVNAPTETRNPRTREIDDIPTLEALRLLNAEDRIPAQAVAAVLPDLAGLVDETARRIRAGGRLHYFGAGTSGRLAVMDAAELIPTFGMPPDVVVAHHAGGPRALVEPVEGVEDSPDAGASDAAQVGAGDVAIGVAASGRTPYVGGALRVARAAGAFTALVSANPAAELADEVDVHLGVDTGPEAIAGSTRLKAATAHKLVLNSLSTMVMVALGRTYSNLMVDVTATNGKLRGRLITILVEATGLDEETCAAALAASDGELKTALVGLLAACSPQQARAALADSGGRVRAALRLLG
- a CDS encoding ABC transporter substrate-binding protein, which gives rise to MVRFKHFVAASAALATLGTLAACAPDSGAKNGARGGVFTTIDANNPITPGAPMNPYNANGNSFVSFNTMRLGWDKKNPLNPNDNFPGLAKSWEMKGDSLIVHLQDGAKWSDGTPVSLDDLRLSMALGYTQSAAAVGARGLTEGLNVASVESAGAGAFEFKQAPGTKNVTFTKQILGQVIVNAKVYGHLVPADMWDIIHASQQVDPAKAKSVKDAAAKLTGIGKQVSAFAPQKDISAGPFVVRKLNPGSVILDKNKNFYAAKKVGPSQVVVRHYSGNEQIWGFMKNGELDAAPFTAIPENVLKQIESKGYQRTESVSYVQASLAFNQSRAPYDKKEVRQGLAYLLDRSAATKVGQPVGGEAAAAPTGMVGQMTQAWLTKDQSSALEPYAHDTAKAEALFRKAGLTKKGGKWYLANGKQWKMTLQTVNGFSDWISASTVIANQLSSAGIDTKPQLSADFGKYQEDMAAEKFDVGWWLTAVGSTARGDFQRLYGESDGFTANGDKVSHTDKKGAGNWMHGPVNVTVGGKRVNPGALTAQLAGLDNESAKPIINQLAQVTAQEVPVIPIWDYTNVKFYNEKNFTNFPKNGQDDLLGNFPGMWMAQGYIQPKK
- a CDS encoding ABC transporter permease, which gives rise to MNVKGLVRAVLTKLAGGAVMVWVVASFTFFLVHALPGSPGKVAYEGYLSQGMSPDEAMAKVAVIYGYTSQDPLATQYVNYVSDLVHGNLGLSISYSGVPVSQVIGNALPWTLIPILSGLLISFAIGTTAGVVAAVKRSSRWGGALSLSASLIAGIPSFVLAILLTTVFHTQLGWLPYGETNDPWVESGWSAAYIGSVAYYAILPVATYVLISYGGWMLSMRSSVASVLGDDFILASELRGIAPRTRLRYIGRNAILPLFTTLAIACGYLFGGAILIENAFNYPGLGRLLLQSIGSRDYPLMTGAFLIITIAVVLANILADLLYSVIDPRVRR
- a CDS encoding ABC transporter permease, with the protein product MTTAPLTAEPRPAVVSPRRRYWTGIRRVLTRKPGRVAGLVILVFFTLMGVFGPMLYSDNLAVDPNAVYAPPSAEHWLGTDFAGSDVFQALVVGSRYVLLTCAIAGLFAVGTGTAVGLLAGFHRGLADSLLMRATDFILTIPGLPVLVVLSTVWAFGSPLEMGLVLGIVGWGGIARAVRSQTLSLRERGFLEAARSLGLPNRHILVKELLPNLAPYVAMNLLLAVVSFVEAQVGLFFLGIVPFTSTNWGVMINQAVFSGGALQSPEALVYLLAPLVCILLLITGVVLFLDAIDELFNPRLRER